Proteins encoded together in one Campylobacter peloridis LMG 23910 window:
- a CDS encoding ATP-binding cassette domain-containing protein, whose product MLKIDCEKIFKDKEKEFKLKVKFEVNEGEFFAIFGKSGSGKTTLLRIIAGFEKAQGICTFNDTIFFDKNKFLSVQKRNIGFVFQDYALFENMSVEQNLLYAKNDIYFANELLELLNLSKYKKSHILELSGGQKQRVALARTLMRKPKLLLLDEPFSALDNEIKLHLQEYLLNIHKTYKITTILISHDVSEVYKLADKIIVLENGNLIKQGTPNEIFLKTQGSQKFAIKARILKLQKQDSIIIAILSIGSQITQVALSPLEAYKFKENDEVILSQKAFSLNLNKLS is encoded by the coding sequence ATGCTAAAAATTGATTGTGAAAAAATTTTCAAAGATAAGGAAAAAGAATTTAAACTCAAAGTCAAATTTGAAGTTAATGAAGGTGAATTTTTTGCTATTTTTGGTAAAAGCGGTAGCGGTAAAACTACACTTTTAAGAATAATAGCAGGATTTGAAAAAGCACAAGGAATTTGCACTTTCAATGATACAATTTTTTTTGATAAAAATAAATTTTTAAGTGTTCAAAAACGAAATATCGGCTTTGTTTTTCAAGATTATGCTTTGTTTGAAAATATGAGCGTAGAGCAAAATTTGCTTTATGCTAAAAATGATATTTATTTTGCAAATGAGCTTTTAGAGCTTTTAAATTTAAGTAAATACAAAAAAAGTCATATTTTAGAATTAAGCGGGGGACAAAAGCAACGCGTAGCCTTAGCAAGAACCCTTATGCGAAAACCAAAACTTCTACTTTTAGATGAGCCATTTAGTGCCCTAGATAATGAAATAAAACTACATCTTCAAGAATACCTTTTAAATATACATAAAACCTATAAAATCACAACTATTTTAATTAGCCATGATGTTAGTGAAGTTTATAAATTAGCCGATAAAATCATAGTATTAGAAAATGGGAATTTAATCAAACAAGGCACACCAAATGAAATCTTTTTAAAAACACAGGGCTCACAAAAATTTGCCATTAAAGCACGCATCTTAAAACTACAAAAACAAGATAGCATAATCATAGCTATATTAAGCATAGGTTCACAAATCACCCAAGTAGCTTTAAGTCCTTTAGAGGCATATAAATTTAAAGAAAACGATGAAGTAATCTTAAGTCAAAAAGCATTTAGTTTAAATTTAAATAAATTATCATAA
- a CDS encoding 4Fe-4S dicluster domain-containing protein, with protein sequence MKDFVFLENEDLIPLSDDISIVQKACDEEVFIGNSKLLNPEIYAPEINFYLKNSQDDVLKKSKTIDSFYTIRAKVYDLGLDLEYTKEVGKNVIIVSDEEQNELIENLKKQEYKVLKLNNEQCLGVLGCVGELCVIALKDNEQVEIDCDFFLYDVKKESFNQQSGCYDLTTLSQDELIKLLNSNSPKYKFKNYISYDDSICQYHERRSVHCGKCAEICPSVAILKDDEQKRLEFSHVDCVNCGDCVSICPSGALDYAPMPRNSFYEILKFYEDKIILIIPETMSIENLNITLKENVMPFMIKSENYLDQTHFLAMLQTSGANVIFYTKSLSKGILEVIDLINEIFQRKFKQNAIFWAKNEDELLNAINNAKFIENLKFISYNPSLLKREDFAIRLRELIKEENLGNIPSKEWIRYGKITINTDTCTLCLSCVGACNVGALVADTKDNSLKFNASLCTTCGYCEASCAEKDTLVLQRSGIDLEKDYFSFMILAQDELFACIECGKEFATKKAIEKIANIMKPKFMGDKNKIKTLYCCAECKAKVMIQSMNVL encoded by the coding sequence ATGAAAGATTTTGTATTTTTAGAAAATGAAGATTTAATCCCTTTAAGTGATGATATTAGTATAGTTCAAAAGGCCTGTGATGAAGAAGTTTTTATAGGAAATTCAAAGCTTTTAAATCCTGAAATTTATGCACCTGAAATTAATTTTTATTTAAAAAATTCCCAAGATGATGTGCTTAAAAAATCAAAAACTATTGATTCTTTTTATACCATAAGAGCAAAGGTTTATGATTTAGGGCTTGATTTAGAATACACCAAAGAAGTGGGTAAAAATGTAATCATTGTGAGTGATGAGGAACAAAATGAGCTAATAGAAAATTTAAAAAAACAAGAATACAAGGTTTTAAAATTAAACAATGAGCAATGCTTGGGTGTTTTAGGCTGTGTGGGCGAGCTTTGTGTGATAGCATTAAAAGACAATGAGCAAGTAGAAATTGATTGTGATTTTTTCTTATATGATGTAAAAAAAGAAAGTTTTAATCAACAAAGTGGTTGTTATGATTTAACTACTTTAAGTCAAGATGAACTTATAAAGCTTTTAAATTCTAATTCTCCAAAATATAAATTTAAAAATTATATTAGTTATGATGATAGCATTTGTCAATACCATGAAAGAAGAAGTGTTCATTGTGGAAAATGTGCTGAAATTTGTCCTAGTGTGGCTATTTTAAAAGACGATGAACAAAAAAGATTAGAATTTTCTCATGTAGATTGTGTAAATTGCGGAGATTGTGTAAGTATTTGTCCTAGTGGGGCACTTGATTATGCTCCTATGCCACGCAATAGCTTTTATGAAATTTTAAAATTTTATGAAGATAAAATCATTTTAATCATTCCTGAAACTATGTCTATAGAAAATTTAAATATAACTTTAAAAGAAAATGTAATGCCTTTTATGATTAAAAGTGAAAATTATCTTGATCAAACGCATTTTTTAGCCATGCTTCAAACAAGTGGTGCAAATGTGATTTTTTATACTAAAAGTTTATCAAAAGGGATTTTAGAAGTTATTGATTTGATAAATGAAATTTTTCAAAGAAAATTTAAACAAAATGCAATTTTTTGGGCAAAAAATGAAGATGAGCTTTTAAATGCTATAAATAATGCAAAATTTATTGAAAATCTTAAATTTATTTCTTATAATCCTTCCCTTTTGAAAAGAGAGGATTTTGCTATAAGATTAAGAGAGCTTATAAAAGAAGAAAATTTAGGCAATATCCCAAGTAAAGAATGGATTCGTTATGGAAAAATCACTATCAATACAGACACATGTACTTTATGTCTTTCTTGTGTTGGTGCTTGTAATGTCGGAGCTTTAGTAGCTGATACTAAGGATAATTCTTTGAAATTTAATGCAAGTTTATGCACTACTTGTGGGTATTGTGAAGCAAGTTGTGCTGAAAAAGATACTTTGGTGCTTCAAAGAAGTGGGATAGATTTAGAAAAAGATTATTTTTCTTTTATGATTTTAGCTCAAGATGAACTTTTTGCCTGCATAGAGTGTGGGAAAGAATTTGCAACTAAAAAGGCTATTGAAAAAATAGCCAATATAATGAAACCTAAATTTATGGGTGATAAAAATAAAATAAAAACACTATATTGCTGTGCTGAATGTAAAGCAAAAGTAATGATACAAAGTATGAATGTGCTTTAA
- a CDS encoding DMT family transporter: protein MHWLVLAISIVFEVIATSSMKYASISKNNLYLIVFAVFFSFSLAGLFYALKKIDLSIAYATWAGCGLALVSIVGFLIFKEAITINKIIFIILIITGVVGLKLSA, encoded by the coding sequence ATGCATTGGTTGGTTTTAGCAATTAGCATAGTTTTTGAAGTAATTGCAACAAGTTCTATGAAGTATGCAAGCATTAGCAAAAATAATCTTTATTTAATCGTTTTTGCGGTGTTTTTTTCATTTTCTTTAGCAGGTTTATTTTATGCTTTGAAAAAAATTGACTTAAGTATAGCTTATGCAACTTGGGCAGGATGTGGCTTGGCATTAGTTAGCATAGTAGGATTTTTAATCTTTAAAGAAGCAATTACTATCAATAAAATCATTTTTATCATTTTAATCATCACAGGAGTGGTAGGATTAAAACTTAGTGCTTAA